The following are encoded together in the Coffea arabica cultivar ET-39 chromosome 1c, Coffea Arabica ET-39 HiFi, whole genome shotgun sequence genome:
- the LOC140008320 gene encoding O-fucosyltransferase 23-like yields MDLWHCKRLRFFGLHLNSLGCKCVALVVIVLVLRAVLISPFAGFGGIEQSKLIFFRNNSLPQNLQLHIGKQKFLEVPQIIWGLNNQKIAFARACLTARFLNRTLLMPSLSASLFYKEIDLLQPISFDKVFQFERFNCLCKGFVQLSHFTNVSNRSDVLELQKGSGRKWTVEKDLDQLTQHSKPPYDEYETIRIVGKNPFLWHDHWPVKDYAKIFECLALVDELLKEADKVVSKIREIGRQARHKSEQPQNGLESESRLLQYVPYVAVHLRIEKDWMIHCKKLEQRFNISEICSSKEQIIERVGNIKGLNHPTVVYLAVADSLLEGNSILDGWKEGLLPFEKKKLGVLEIYQKHPYLFKSAIDYEVCSRSDVFVGNSFSTFSSLVVLDRTQKMINMGVSKQCGMDVRWPSYAYNLPGDLDGPCPWATNMSDSSLQVISYGSNHVSC; encoded by the coding sequence ATGGACTTATGGCATTGTAAGCGTTTGAGATTTTTTGGACTGCATTTGAATTCTCTGGGATGCAAATGTGTGGCTTTGGTTGTCATTGTTTTGGTTCTTAGAGCTGTCCTAATCTCACCATTCGCTGGTTTTGGAGGGATAGAACAGAGCAAGCTGATATTTTTCCGTAACAATTCTTTGCCACAAAATCTGCAATTACATATTGGAAAGCAAAAGTTTTTGGAGGTTCCTCAAATTATATGGGGTTTAAACAATCAGAAAATTGCTTTTGCTAGAGCTTGTTTGACTGCTAGATTTCTGAATCGTACGCTTTTAATGCCTAGCTTGAGTGCTTCACTCTTCTATAAAGAAATTGATCTTTTGCAACCTATTTCTTTTGATAAGGTCTTTCAATTTGAAAGGTTTAACTGTCTCTGTAAAGGATTTGTCCAATTGAGTCACTTCACTAATGTTTCAAATAGAAGTGATGTTCTTGAACTCCAGAAGGGAAGTGGTAGGAAGTGGACGGTTGAGAAAGACTTGGATCAGTTAACACAGCATAGTAAGCCCCCATATGATGAGTATGAGACAATTCGGATAGTTGGAAAAAATCCATTCCTGTGGCATGATCACTGGCCAGTCAAAGACTATGCCAAGATCTTTGAATGCTTAGCATTAGTTGATGAACTACTTAAAGAAGCAGATAAAGTTGTTTCCAAGATTAGGGAAATAGGACGGCAAGCAAGACACAAATCTGAGCAGCCCCAAAATGGTTTAGAGTCAGAAAGCCGATTGTTGCAATATGTGCCATATGTTGCTGTTCACTTGAGAATTGAAAAGGACTGGATGATCCACTGCAAGAAGTTAGAGCAGCGGTTTAATATAAGTGAAATTTGTAGTAGTAAAGAGCAGATCATTGAGAGGGTGGGAAACATCAAAGGCCTAAATCATCCAACAGTTGTTTACCTTGCAGTTGCTGATAGTCTTCTTGAAGGTAACTCTATCTTGGATGGTTGGAAAGAAGGTTTGCTTCCTTTTGAGAAGAAGAAGCTGGGTGTTCTTGAAATTTACCAGAAGCACCCATACCTATTTAAATCAGCTATAGACTATGAAGTTTGTTCAAGGTCTGATGTATTCGTAGGAAACAGTTTTTCCACTTTTTCAAGCCTTGTAGTTCTTGATAGAACCCAAAAAATGATCAACATGGGTGTTTCAAAACAGTGCGGCATGGATGTCAGGTGGCCCTCTTATGCCTACAATTTACCGGGGGATTTGGATGGCCCTTGTCCATGGGCAACAAATATGTCTGACTCAAGCCTGCAAGTGATCAGTTATGGTTCTAATCACGTCTCTTGTTGA